A window of Desulfurellaceae bacterium contains these coding sequences:
- a CDS encoding ABC transporter permease subunit — YVIILMGSVFGRSFGLLLFIYAIFNWISISYYMRAEFLKLRQTAFVEAARCLGIPSFRIIVRHILPNSLVPIITFFPFSLVGAIGALSALDYLGFGLPPPTPSWGELLSQAQVHTDAWYLIVYPFAALFSVILLGVFVGEGVRSAFDPRSASRLE; from the coding sequence TGTATGTGATCATTCTGATGGGCTCGGTGTTTGGCCGCAGCTTCGGCCTGCTGCTGTTCATCTACGCCATCTTCAACTGGATCAGTATTTCCTACTATATGCGGGCCGAGTTTCTGAAGCTGCGCCAAACCGCCTTTGTCGAGGCCGCCAGGTGTCTGGGCATTCCGAGCTTTCGGATCATCGTTCGTCACATCCTGCCCAACTCGCTGGTGCCGATTATTACCTTTTTTCCGTTTTCCCTGGTTGGCGCGATCGGCGCGCTCAGCGCGCTCGACTACCTGGGCTTCGGCCTGCCGCCGCCGACCCCGAGCTGGGGTGAGCTGCTCAGCCAGGCCCAGGTCCACACCGACGCCTGGTACCTGATTGTCTACCCGTTCGCCGCCCTGTTTTCGGTCATTCTGCTGGGCGTGTTTGTCGGTGAGGGTGTGCGCAGCGCGTTCGACCCCCGCAGCGCCAGCCGTCTGGAGTAG